The Thiomicrorhabdus aquaedulcis sequence GATAAGCAGCCATGCGCTGCGCCACCAGTTCGGACAGTTTTTTGCCGGTGGTGCTCATTAATTGAGCAATCAGCAGCCACGGAATCATACCGCTGTCGCAATACCAAAACGTTTTAAAGTAGTGATGCGCCGACATTTCGCCACCGTAAACAGCGTCTTCTTTGCGCATGCGCTCTTTAATAAAAGCGTGGCCGGTTTTGGATTGAATGGGCACGCCGCCGGCTTGTTCTACTTGTTCAATGGTGTTCCAGGTTAGGCGCGGGTCGTGGACAATTTTGCCCCCGGGGTGTTTGGCCAACAGCGTTTCGGCCAGTAAGCCCACTAAGTAATAGCCTTCGATAAATTCGCCGTTTTCGTCAAATAAAAAGCAACGGTCAAAATCGCCGTCCCAAGCAATGCCCATGTCGGCGTGTTGCGCCACCACGGTTTGCGCGGTAATCGCGCGGTTTTCGATGAGCATCGGATTGGGTACACCGTGCGGAAAATCGCCGTCGGGTGCGTGGTGCAATGTGGTTACCTTAAACGGCAAATGGCTGGCCAAGGCATCAAACGTCGGGCCGGCCGCACCGTTGCCAGCATTAACCACGAGGTTAAACGGTTTTAAGCAGGCCTGGTCAACGTAGGTAAGCAGGTGGTTAATGTAAGCGTTTTTGCACGGGTTTAGGCTTATTACGCCCACGTGTTCAGCGCTTTTTAACGGTGCAAATTGCTGGTTGGCAATGCACGCTTTCATTTCGTTTAACCCCGAATCGCCGCTGACGGGTCGCGCGTCGGCCGCCACCAGTTTCATGCCGTTGTAACCTTTGGGGTTGTGGCTGGCCGTGACCATAATGCCGCCGCTGGCGGCTAAATGGGCGGTGCCAAAATAGACCTCTTCTGTGCCGCACAAGCCTATGTTAATTACGTCTACACCCGAATCAACCAAGCCTTGCATTAGAGCATTGGCGAGTTCTAAACTTTCTAGGCGAATGTCGTAACCCACCACCACGTTGGCGGGGTGCAACTGGGTGGCAAACGCGCGACCAATTTGATACGCCAAGGTGGCATTAAGTTGTGCGGGCACTTGGCCACGAATGTCATAGGCTTTAAAGCACGATAGGTCTTGGGTCATGAAAGTATCTCTTTGCGGGATTTGACCAGGCCTGGTCAGTGTTAAAACACACGTTAAACTAAGGTTAAACGTGGTTTGACCAGGCCTGGTTAGATTGAAAACGGTTCTTAGACGGGGTTTTAGCGCGCCTTAACGCCCAATGCCGTAGTAGTCAAAGCCGTACGATTTAACCCACGGTTTTTGATACAAATTACGGCCATCTAAAATAATTTTGGTGCGCATATTGGCCGACAATAGGTTCATGTCGGGTAACCAAAATTGTTTCCACTCGGTCACTACGCACAAGGCATCGGCCTGTTCGGTGGCGGCGTACATGTCGGGACTGATGTGAATGCGCGCGCGCTGCTCGGCGGTTAACTCGGTTTGCATCCACTGAGAAAAGTTGTCGTCTAATTTGGGGTCAAACACTTTAAGCGTGCAGCCTTGCGCCAAAAACGCCTTAATCAGCACCAAGCTGGGGGCGTTTTCGATGGAGTTCGAGTTGGGCTTGTAGCTAATGCCCCACAACGCCACGGTTTTGCCTTCTAGGTCGCAGTCAAAATGTTGCCAAAGTTTTCTAAACAACACCTCTTTTTGTTCCTTGTTAATGTCCAGCACCGACTGCAACAAGCTCGAATGCGAACCTGCCGACTGAATTAACGTCTGTGCGCGGCTTAAATCGCGTTCAAAGTGGGTACCGCCAAAACCGATTCCAGGGTACAAATACGAAAAACCAATGCGACTGTCGGCTCCTAAACCTTGGCGAACTTCTTCAATGTCGGCGTTTAAGTATTCAGCCGCTTGCGCCAAGTCGTTCATTAACGAAATACGCGTGGCCAACATAGCGTTGGTAGCGTATTTGGTGAGCTCGGCCGATTCGGGTGACATTAAAATGGTCACGTCGCGGTTGCGGTTAAATGGCGCAAATAAGCGTTTAAACAGGTCAATAGCGTATTCGTTTTCACTGCCAATCACCAAACGGTCGGGGCGTAAAAAGCCGCTGATGGCTTGACCTTCGGACGCAAAGTCGGGGTTAACCAACCACGGCATTTTGGCCAGTTCACCAATTTGACGCGGTGTGCCCAATGAAAAGTTAGAGCGAATAATCAAGCACGATTTAGGCGTAACGTAGTTGGCCAACAAACGCGCGTACTCTTTGCCTTTTGAGCATTCGTCGGGGTTAGAGGCAATAATATGCACCTTGGCGTCAGCGTCTAAGGTATCGCTGTAGGTTAAGCGTTCGGCCGCTACTTGGGCTTTTAACAACTTAACCAGGCCTGGTTCGGTGCGAGCCAAGTCGGGAGTGCCGATTAGTGTGACAAAATTTCCGGTTTCGGCTAAACAACCTGCGCACACCAACGAGCTAATTTCTGATCCAAATACATTAATTTTCATTTGTCTTGTTCCACTGTTTTGTTCCAAATGGCGTTAAGAATTCCGGCGGTTGAGCTGTCAAGACCGGTTACGTTTTGGGTTTGAATGTTGTCTAAAATGCCCATGGCCAAACGTTTGCCCAGCTCTACACCCCATTGGTCAAAGGGGTTAATTTTCCAAATGACCGACTCGGTAAACACTTTGTGCTCGTACAACGCCACTAACATACCTAAATGATAGGCGTCTAATTTGTCCATTAACAAGGTGTTAGACACTTGGTCGCCGGGGTAAAACTGGTGCGGATTGTCCGAGGTTTGGCCAATCATTAACGCGCGGCTTTGCGCCAAACAGTTGGCAATGTTTAGATTGTGGTGGTAGGCCGAACGCTCGTTTTGCATGCTGTCTTCTTTAAACAAAATAAAGTCGGCCATGACTTTTTCGGTGCCTTGGTGCATTAGCTGATAAAACGCGTGCTGGGCGTTAGGGCCGACTTCGCCCCATAAAATAGGGCAGGTGCGGTATTCGACCGTGGTGCCGTCGCGCTTGGTGCGCTTGCCGTTGCTTTCCATTTCAAGCTGTTCAAGATAGCTCGAAAAATACTTTAAGCGAGAATCGTACGGCAAAATGGCTTGAGCGGCGCGGTCTAAAAAGTTGGTGTTCCACACCCCAATTAAGCCCAGCAATACCGGGATATTTTGTGCAAACGGCGTGTTTTTATAGTGTTGATCCATGGCGTACGCGCCGGCCAACATGTCTTTGTAACCCTGCATACCCAAGTGCAAGGCAATCGACAAGCCAATGCTTGACCACAACGAAAAGCGTCCGCCAACCCAGTCCCAAAAATGCAACTGAAACTTAGGCAAAATGCCCCATTCGGTCATTTTAGGCACGTTGGTCGAGGCAGCAATAAAGTGGTGCATGGTCGCGTTTTCGGTTTTGGCGGCGCTTTGAATCCACTTTTTAGAGGTTTCGGCCAACGACAAGGTGTCAATGGTGGTAAACGATTTAGACGCAATAATAAACACGGTGGTTTCGGGTTCTAGCTCGTTAAGCAATTCTTGTAACTGGTGCGCGTCTAGGGTCGACACAAAGTGAATGCCAGGCGCGGTGGGCAGTTTGTCGCCCTCTAACGCGCGGGTAATCATTAACGGCCCTAAATCACTGCCGCCCACGCCAATGTTAATTACGTCGGTAATAGGCTTGCCCGAAAAACCACGCAATTGGCCACTGTGTGCACAGTCTACAATGTGTTGCATTTTTTCCCATTGTTCGGCCACTTGCGGCATGGGGTTTTCGATGTTACGCAGTGCCGTGTGCAACGCCGCACGCCCTTCGGTAATGTTAATGGCTTCACCGCTGTACTGCTTTTCAATCCATTCATTTAACTCACTCTCTTTGGCCAGCTCAATTAACAGCTCTAAAATGGGTTGGTCAATTTTTTGTTTAGAGTAGTCAAACAACAAACCTGGCATGCGGGCGTGAAACTCCTCAAATCGATTTTGATCGGTGTCAAAAAAGCATTTTAGGTGTTTGTTCTGTGTGGGTTCAATGTGTTGCGTGAGTTTTGCGTATGCTTGGGTGTGAATCATGTGAACTCTGCCTTATTAAGCTTTTTAAGCCGTTAAATTAGTCTACGTATTCTAAACCACTCGTTATTTTTAAAACACACATTTTAAAAAAAATAACCCAGTGGTATTGGGGTTAAATGCGGGAAGCATGAGCACTCAATCAAATCTTATTTTGGCTCAAATTAGCGCTAATTAACGTCATTTAACCTCATCGGGCACAAACTTAAGCACATTGCCATTGATGCAATAGCGTTTAAAGGTGGGGGCAGGGCCGTCGTTAAACACGTGGCCTAGGTGAATCCCCGAACTGGCGCTGCGCACCTCAACGCGTTGCATGCCGTGGGCGTTGTCAATGTGTTCGGTAATGGCGCCCGCTACTGGGTTAAAAAAGCTGGGCCAACCTGTGCCGCTGTCAAATTTGGTGTTGCTCTCAAACAGCGCCGCGCCGGTAATAGGGTCTACAAATTTTCCGGGTCGTTTTTCGTCTAAATGCGAGCCGCTAAACGCGTATTCGGTGCCTTGTTCAAAGGCAATGCGTTGTTGCTCTGGGGTAAGCAATCTAAAACCTAGCCATTTCCAAAAGCGCGGTTGATCGCCGTTGTAGCCGGTAAAGCGCGACACTTCTTTGCCGTTTTCAAACAGCACAATGGTGGGGGTGGCAAACAGGGCTTTTTCAAGTGTCC is a genomic window containing:
- the pgi gene encoding glucose-6-phosphate isomerase is translated as MIHTQAYAKLTQHIEPTQNKHLKCFFDTDQNRFEEFHARMPGLLFDYSKQKIDQPILELLIELAKESELNEWIEKQYSGEAINITEGRAALHTALRNIENPMPQVAEQWEKMQHIVDCAHSGQLRGFSGKPITDVINIGVGGSDLGPLMITRALEGDKLPTAPGIHFVSTLDAHQLQELLNELEPETTVFIIASKSFTTIDTLSLAETSKKWIQSAAKTENATMHHFIAASTNVPKMTEWGILPKFQLHFWDWVGGRFSLWSSIGLSIALHLGMQGYKDMLAGAYAMDQHYKNTPFAQNIPVLLGLIGVWNTNFLDRAAQAILPYDSRLKYFSSYLEQLEMESNGKRTKRDGTTVEYRTCPILWGEVGPNAQHAFYQLMHQGTEKVMADFILFKEDSMQNERSAYHHNLNIANCLAQSRALMIGQTSDNPHQFYPGDQVSNTLLMDKLDAYHLGMLVALYEHKVFTESVIWKINPFDQWGVELGKRLAMGILDNIQTQNVTGLDSSTAGILNAIWNKTVEQDK
- a CDS encoding UDP-glucose dehydrogenase family protein, with the translated sequence MKINVFGSEISSLVCAGCLAETGNFVTLIGTPDLARTEPGLVKLLKAQVAAERLTYSDTLDADAKVHIIASNPDECSKGKEYARLLANYVTPKSCLIIRSNFSLGTPRQIGELAKMPWLVNPDFASEGQAISGFLRPDRLVIGSENEYAIDLFKRLFAPFNRNRDVTILMSPESAELTKYATNAMLATRISLMNDLAQAAEYLNADIEEVRQGLGADSRIGFSYLYPGIGFGGTHFERDLSRAQTLIQSAGSHSSLLQSVLDINKEQKEVLFRKLWQHFDCDLEGKTVALWGISYKPNSNSIENAPSLVLIKAFLAQGCTLKVFDPKLDDNFSQWMQTELTAEQRARIHISPDMYAATEQADALCVVTEWKQFWLPDMNLLSANMRTKIILDGRNLYQKPWVKSYGFDYYGIGR
- a CDS encoding phosphomannomutase; the protein is MTQDLSCFKAYDIRGQVPAQLNATLAYQIGRAFATQLHPANVVVGYDIRLESLELANALMQGLVDSGVDVINIGLCGTEEVYFGTAHLAASGGIMVTASHNPKGYNGMKLVAADARPVSGDSGLNEMKACIANQQFAPLKSAEHVGVISLNPCKNAYINHLLTYVDQACLKPFNLVVNAGNGAAGPTFDALASHLPFKVTTLHHAPDGDFPHGVPNPMLIENRAITAQTVVAQHADMGIAWDGDFDRCFLFDENGEFIEGYYLVGLLAETLLAKHPGGKIVHDPRLTWNTIEQVEQAGGVPIQSKTGHAFIKERMRKEDAVYGGEMSAHHYFKTFWYCDSGMIPWLLIAQLMSTTGKKLSELVAQRMAAYPCSGEINYTVKDSAAILARVRAHFAPQNPHLDQTDGLSLEFSEWRMNIRSSNTEPLLRLNIEARGNPELVWQKVAEIEDLINA